A window of Planctomycetia bacterium genomic DNA:
TCGACGCCGTGCGCTTGGCGAGCCAGAGCATCGCCGAGATCGGTGGCGCCGAGATGGGCATCCTGATCATCACGCATCACGACAAACTGCTCGAACACAACACGCCCGACTACACGCACGTGATGCTGGGCGGCCGCATTGTGGAGACCGGCGGACCTGAACTGGCCGCGGAGTTGCACCAACGCGGCTACGACCGCATCCGGGCGGCCTATCCCGAAGCGGCGGCCGAAGAAGCCGCGATGCAACGCGACGGCAAGAAACTCCAAGCCGTCGGGTAAGTAGGTCAGGCTTTCCAGCCTGACGGTATCACGAACGGCGCATGATTCTGTTGCGTCAGGCTGGAAAGCCTGACCTACGTGATTGAGATATTCCTATGGCTACTGATTTGAAGACGGAAGCGTTTGATGTCGGCGCGGTCGAGATCAACAAGTACGACTTCCGCAACGAAGAGAACTACGTCTTCAAGAGCCGCAAAGGGCTCGACGCGGAGATCGTGCGCCAGATTTCCGACATGAAGAATGAGCCGGATTGGATGCGCGACTTCCGGCTCAAGAGCCTGGAAATCTACAACTCCAAGCCGACGCCCAAGTGGGGCGGCAAGATCGACCTCGACTTCCAGGACATCTTCTATTACATCAAGCCGTCCGACCGCCAAGGGCGCACCTGGGACGACGTGCCCGAGGACATCAAGAAGACCTTCGACCGGCTCGGCATTCCCGAGGCGGAGAAGAAGTTCCTCGCCGGCGTGAAGGCGCAATACGAAAGCGAAGTCGTTTACGGTTCGCTCCGCGAAGATCTCGCCAAGCAGGGCGTGCTTTTCACCGACACGGACAGCGCGATTCGCGAGCATCCGGAATTGGTCCGCGAGTATTTCGCGAGCATCATTCCGCCCGCGGACAACAAGCTCGCGGCGCTCAACTCCGCGGTCTGGTCGGGCGGTTCGTTCATTTACGTCCCCAAGGGAGTTCACATCGACTTCCCGTTGCAAGCCTATTTCCGCATCAACGCGGAGAACATGGGGCAATTCGAGCGGACGCTGATCATCGTCGACGAAGGGGCGCAGATTCACTACGTCGAAGGTTGCACCGCGCCGATGTATTCCAGCGAAAGCCTGCACTCGGCGGTCGTGGAAATCGTCGTCAAGAAACACGCCCGGTGCCGTTACACGACGATCCAGAACTGGGCCAACAACATCTACAACCTGGTGACCAAGCGGGCCATGGCCTACGAGGCCGCCACGATGGAATGGATCGACGGCAACCTCGGCTCCAAGCTGACGATGAAGTACCCGTCGGTCTACATGATGGAGCCGGGCGCGCGGGGAGAAATCCTGTCGATCGCCTTCGCCTCGAACGGACAACATCAAGACGCCGGCGCGAAGGTCGTGCATTGTGCGCCGCACACGTCGAGTCAAATCATCTCGAAGTCCATTTCCAAGAACGGCGGGCGCTCCAGCTACCGCGGATTGGTCAAAGTCGAGAAGGGGGCCAAGAAGGTCAAGTCGAACGTCGTGTGCGACGCCTTGATCCTCGACCCCCAAAGCCGCAGCGATACGTACCCGTACATCGAGGTCGAAGAACAGGACGTCTCGATCGGCCACGAAGCGAGCGTCTCGCGAATCGGCGAAGAGCAGTTGTTCTACCTCACCAGTCGCGGCCTCAGCGAAGCCGAAGCCAGCACGATGATCGTCGCCGGCTTCATCGAGCCGCTGGTGAAAGAGTTGCCGATGGAATACGCGGTCGAAATGAACCGCCTGATCGAACTCCAAATGGAAGGCTCGGTCGGGTAGGACGAAACGATGGACGTCGAATGACGAATTAATTTTTGAGCATTCTGCATTCATCATTCATCATTTCGCTTTAACCAGTACACACGATGGTGATCGATGACGACGGCGGTGGCGGAAAAGAAGGGTTTTACTGAGCAGGCATTCGACGCGTTTCTGGCTGCGCGGCAGGAGCCGGATTGGCTGACGGATCTGCGGCGCGCGGCGTGGAAGACGTTTCAACAATTGCCGATGCCCGAGCGGCGGCAAGAAGAATGGTTGCGCACCGACATTCGCTTGCTGCGGCTGGATAACTTCGGCTTCCCGACCGACGTTGCCGGACCGAGTACGCATCCGGCGCTCTTGGCCGAAGGCGTGGAACTGGGCGGACGCACCGCCTCGCTCGACGGACAACTCGTTCACACCTCGCTCGCTGACGCGTTGGCGAAGCGCGGCGTGCTGTTCGGATCACTCTCCGAGTTGGCCGCTTCGCATGAGTCGTTGGTCCGCCCGCTCCTGACGCAGCGCGCGATTCCTTCGCAGACCGATAAGCTCGCCGCGCTCCAGGCTGCAGCCTGGTCGGCGGGCACGCTGCTGTACGTGCCGCGGGGCGTGGCGATCGAACAACCGCTGCACATTCACTCGGCGATGACGGCTGGCGGCGTCGATCTCGGTTACACGCTGGTCGTGCTCGAAGACGGCGCGGAGGCGACGCTGCTGTCCGAAACCGCCGGCGATGAGGGCTCCGCGCTGCATTGCGGTGCGATCGAACTCTACGTCGGCGCTGGCGCGAATCTGCGTTACGTCAACTTACAGAACTGGGGACGCGGCACCTGGCATTTCGCGCATCAGCGCGGTCAGGTCGGACGGGACGCCACGCTGCAATGGACGATCGGCGCGCTCGGCAGTCGCCTCGCGCAGGTCAGCCAGCACGTCGAACTCGTGGGCGCCGGCGCGAACGTGCAGGTGAACGGCGTGATGTTCACCGAAGGCAAACAGCATCTCACTTACAATACGCTGCAACACCATCAGGCGCCGAGCTGTCGGAGCGATCTGCTCTACAAAGGCGGGCTTCAAGACGCTTCGCGATTGGTGTGGCGCGGAATGATCAAGGTCGACAAGGCGGCGCAAAAGACCGACGCCTACCAGCGCGACGATAACCTGATGCTCTCGGACGCCGCGCGAGCGGACTCCATTCCCGGCCTGGAAATCGAAGCCGACGACGTCCGCTGCACGCACGGCGCCACGGCTGGCCGCGTCGACGACGAGCAACTCTTTTACGCCCAAGCCCGCGGCCTGTCGCGCAAAGAAGCGGCCCGATTGATCGTTTCCGGCTTCTTCCAACAAGTCTTCGATCGGATCACGATCGACAGCGTCCGCGAAGCGCTCGCGACCGCGATCGACCGCCGCGTGCGAGAAATCGGTTAACACAGTTTCCTTTCGCTCCGCGAAAGGATTTGCTTTCGCGGAGCGAAAGCCGACGATGTTCGATTCCGCTCCGAAATCCAATACGTCCTAGTTTGATTATGCCTTCTTTCGTCCGTGTCGCCACCGCCGCTTCCGTTCCCGATCCCGGCCGTGAATTGGTCGAGGTCGACGAACAACTCATCGTGCTATTGCACGTCGGCGGGGAGTTCTTCGCGCTCGACGACGTCTGCACGCACGACGGCGGGCCGCTGAGCGAGGGCGCGATCGACGATCACACCATCGCCTGCCCTCGGCACGGGGCCAAATTCGACATCCGCACCGGCGCGGCATTGACGATGCCAGCCACGCATCCAACGCGATCGCACGAAGTGAAGGTGGACAACGGCGAAGTGTTTGTGAGAATCAACGACCTATAAGAGGATTCACCACGGAGAACACGGAGAGGGGAATGACGAATGAATGTCGAAGCTCGAATGACTAATTGAGCGGCGCGATGTACCAAGCCTTCAGACATTCGACATTCGGATTTCTTTCGTCAATCGAATTTAGAAATTCGTCATTCTCACCCCCTCCGTGCTCACGGTAGTGAATCCTCGTAACTGCCCCTGGTGAAACCATGCCCATCTCGGAAGAATCCGTTCGCGAGTCCCTAAAGCAGGTCGTCGATCCGGAGTTGTTTGTCAACGTGGTCGACCTGGGCTTGGTCTATGTCGTGACGTTGAACGAAGCCGACGAAAAGACCAACGTCGAAATCGAGATGACGCTCACCAGCCCGGCCTGCCCGGCGGGGCCGCAGATCATTCAGAATTCGAAAGACGTGTTGGGACGCATGGAAGGGGTCGGCGAGGTCGCGGTCAAGCTCGTGATGCTGCCGCCGTGGACGCCGGACCGGATGACGGAAGACGCGCGCGATCAGCTGGGCATTTTCTAAACGAAACTGGCCCGACGCGCAAGCTAGGGGAGACTAAGTCCACTATTTCGCGTTCAACTCGGCGACGCATTCTTTCCACAAGTCGTCGACTGACTTGCCGGTGAGTTCGGTGAAGTCCTCGACCTTGAACTCCTCGCGCTGCATCTTGCGATGGAGTTGATCGAGGACGCCGGGGTGTTTTTCGTCGAGCCACTGAAAAAACCTCGCGGTCGTGCGATAAGAGTCCGTATAGCTCTGCTCTGCGGTGAGCTTCTCCGGCAGCGACCAGTTGGGCTGTTCCTTGGGCCCGTAAAGCAGCCGCGTGTAGTCGGCTAAGCCTTCTGTGAACCAACCGGGCTCGCCGTTCGGATAGGCCTGCACGATGTGCGTAAGCTCGTGCGCCAACATGCCGATATCGTCCGGATGCTCGTGCAGCCAACGCGCGCTGACGGTCACTTCGTTGCCGCGTGCGTACGCAGGGACGCGCATCCGCGATTCGAACACGATGCGCACTTCGCGCGGTGCGCGCTTGTCGGGGTTTTCCAGCCGCTCCAGGAGCTTGGGATAGCATTCGAAGAAATGCGCCGTAAGCTCGCCGGCGACCGGAATTAGCTTCTCGTCGAGGTCCCCCTCGATGGTCACCGCGAGCCGCGGCTTTGCGTCGTCGCCGTCCTTTGGCGGCACGTCACGGCCGCGCTGATCTTGCGCGGCGGCCAAGGAAACGGCGCACAACAGACCGACCGTCACCCAGATACGAGAGGCGCGGAGCGAAGTAAGCATCGAGGAACTCCACAATGGAAGGCGTTGTCGAGTTTGAATTATCCCACGATAACTCGCGGCCGTCGATTTCCGTCGGGCTGTTCCTGACAGAGTAATTCGCGCACCATCCAAGGTACATTCCCCGCGCCGAAGAGAAAGAAGCTGGCGCTGGCGGCCAGCGGGCTTTCATCCGACCAGCCGAAGTGAATCTCCGGCGGCGTGCCGACCTTGGAAAGCTCCAGCGCGATGGCGGCAATCACATGGGCGATCGACGCACAACGTGTAATACCGATCACGAACCGCCCTTCCTCTTGGCGAATTTCCATCAGCGGGACTTGCAGGAACTCACTGGTGTCGCCGACTTCCGCTTCGATAAACACGATCGGCACTTCCGGCGGCAAGCGATGCCGCTCGCGAATGCTCTCTTCTTTGTTATCGAGCTCGCGCCGGCCGGGCCGATGCGGCACCAATACGGGGAACTCCAGATGCTTGAGACTGTCCCAGAGGAACTTGGTCTCGGCGTCTTTGTACTCGAAGCCGCGGAACCGCAATTCCGTGCTGCGTGAAACGCGCGATACGAACGATGACACGACGATCGCGCCGATAAAGCAACTGGCGATTTTGATGCCGTCCGGGCGTTCCAGCATGTTGGCCGCGGTGGTGTACAGGAAGATGATCGTGATCACCAGGAAGCCCCACGGGACGCGCCGCGCCCAGCCCTGTCGCTCCGAATGGCGATAGCGATCGATCACCGACGCCACGCCGGCGCTCGACATCAGCACGAGCACGCCGGTCGCGTAGGCGCCGCCTTGGGCGATCACGTCCGCGTCGAAGACCCAAGTCACGAACAGATTGATCGCCGTGAACAGAAACACGAGCGGCCGCACCGCGCGGGCCCACTCCGGCGCCATGCCGTAGCGAGGCAGGTATTGTGGCACCAGGTTCAGCAATCCGGCCATGGCGCTCGCCCCGGCGAACCAGAGAATCACCACGGTCATCACGTCGTACAGCGTGCCGAAGCCTTCGCCGAAGAGTGGATTGATGGGCCCAATGCCGGCCTTGCCGCCGCCGTGGGCGAGATACGCTAGCGCGCGATTCGCGGCCTCTCCGCCTTCGCCGACGCCGCCCGGGGCCGGCAGCAATTCCGCCGGCTCGATTAACGTGGCGACGATCCATGACGACCCGATCAGCGCGACGGACATGATCACGGCCGCCGACACCAGCAACTTGCGCGTGTTGCGAATGCGGCCCGTCGGCGCCGCGTGCGTATCGCCTGGTTCGCCTTGTACGAGCGGCATCACGGCCACGCCGGTTTCGAAACCGCTCAAACCGAGCGCCAACTTCGGGAAATATAACAGCGCTGAGGCGATCAGTATCCAGTACCCGCCCGGAGCGAGGATCGGGTCCTCAATGTGCCACCTTCCGTCTGCGATGTCGTTCGACCAGTTCGACAGCAAATCGGGATGCGTCGCCAATTGATACAAACCGCTCGTGATGACGATCACGTTCAATGTCAGATAGATGACTACAATCACGACGGCCATGCCGATCACTTCACGGAACCCGCGCATGAAACTTGCGCCGAGAAACACCAGCAGGCCCATCGTTATGAACACGCGCTGATGATCTTCGGAATAAGCATGCACCCACTCGGGCAACTGATGCCACATAGGATTCTTCAACAAGTGCTCGGCGGCGTCGGCGGCGCTGAGCGTCTTCGTAATGACAAAATCCGTGGCCGCAAAACCGAGCAGCACCAGCACCATCACCTTGCCCGTCCAGCCGCGAACGAGCCGTTCCAGCATGGCGATGGAGCCTTGCCCGTGCGGCGAACACTTTGCGACGTGCGAGTACACCGGCAGCGCGCCGAACAACGTGACGAGCACGAGCACGATCGTCGCCAACGGCGCCAGAATGCCCGCGGCCTCGAACGCGATCGACGGTTGATAGCCGAGCGTGCTGAAATAGTCGACGCCCGTCAGGCACATCACCCAGAGCCAGAACGTCTGATGGTGTTGATGCGTTTCGTGCGGCGCCGTCGACGGCGCGCCGCCGCTTGACGCGTGGCCGTCGTGAGTTGCAGGAAGGGGAGCGGACTCCGTACCGGTTTCAGCGCTCGCGGCGCCCGGAACGGACGAGGAATCAGAGTTCATGGATGTGGCGGTGGAAAGCGGAGTTCAGCATGACGGCCGCAATCTCTGGACGACGTCCGATGCTCTGCGCACCACCGCTTTGCTTGCGCTGTTCGGAACCCGTGAACGTCCAGCCGTGGGCGGTCTGCATAAGCCGAGCATCATATCTCAAGCCGTAAGCCGCGTCGAATGCCCCGGGCTTACCAAGCTGGCCGCCTGGATGTATCCTGCTGTGGGCCAACAAGTTGCGCAACACGAGGCGGGATTGAGAGTTTTCTTCTACGAGTTCGTCACGGGCGGCGGATTCCTGGATCAACCGTTCGACGCCATTCCCAAATCCCTGGCGGACGAGGGACTGGCCATGCGCCGCGCCGTCGAGGAAGACATCGCGCTGTTACCCGGCGTGTCGCTCTTATCGGTGAACGAACGGCGTTTTCCACCGACTGAAATTCACGGCGCGAGTGTTGCGAGTATCGCATCCTCAGCTCGACATGACGGCGAATTTGATCGCCTCGCCAGTTCGGCTGATTGGACGCTGCTTATCGCGCCGGAGTTCGACGGGAAGCTGGAACGACTCGCTCGACGCGTCGTCGCCTGTGGCGGGAAGCTACTTGGGCCTGCGGCTGACTTGATTGCCCTCGCGGCCGATAAGCACCGGATGGCGGAGCACCTCATTCAACACCAGGCGCCAACGCCGCAAGGACGCCGTATCGCGCGCGACGAACCGTTGCCGCGCGATGTCCGATATCCGTGCGTACTGAAACCCGTCGACGGCGCAGGCTCGCTCGGCGTGGAACTCATTGAGGACCCGGAACAGGTTGACGCGCGAAGTCAATTTGCCTTTTCAAGCTGGCGTCTCGAAGAGCATTGCCCCGGCCTGGCCGCCAGTATCGCGGTCCTGTGTGGCAAGGGGGAACCATTTTCACTGCCTGGCTGCGTGCAACTGATTTCTTCGGACGGACAATTCCAATATCTCGGCGGCGGCGCTCCGTTACCCCCACCGCTGCAAGTGCGCGCCCATCGACTGGCGCTCGCGGCCGTTGCTGCCCTCGACGATGTCGTCGGCTACATTGGCATCGACCTGGTCCTCGGCGGCGATCCGGAAGGCGGCGAGGATTTCGTGATTGAAGTCAATCCGCGGATCACGACTTCCTACGTTGGGTTGCGTGCAATTTGTCGTGGAAATCTCATCCGAGCG
This region includes:
- a CDS encoding ATP-grasp domain-containing protein, encoding MDVAVESGVQHDGRNLWTTSDALRTTALLALFGTRERPAVGGLHKPSIISQAVSRVECPGLTKLAAWMYPAVGQQVAQHEAGLRVFFYEFVTGGGFLDQPFDAIPKSLADEGLAMRRAVEEDIALLPGVSLLSVNERRFPPTEIHGASVASIASSARHDGEFDRLASSADWTLLIAPEFDGKLERLARRVVACGGKLLGPAADLIALAADKHRMAEHLIQHQAPTPQGRRIARDEPLPRDVRYPCVLKPVDGAGSLGVELIEDPEQVDARSQFAFSSWRLEEHCPGLAASIAVLCGKGEPFSLPGCVQLISSDGQFQYLGGGAPLPPPLQVRAHRLALAAVAALDDVVGYIGIDLVLGGDPEGGEDFVIEVNPRITTSYVGLRAICRGNLIRAMLDVAQGRAPQLEFDDSAIRFSPDGEVQYLAKACQ
- a CDS encoding basic secretory protein-like protein, which codes for MLTSLRASRIWVTVGLLCAVSLAAAQDQRGRDVPPKDGDDAKPRLAVTIEGDLDEKLIPVAGELTAHFFECYPKLLERLENPDKRAPREVRIVFESRMRVPAYARGNEVTVSARWLHEHPDDIGMLAHELTHIVQAYPNGEPGWFTEGLADYTRLLYGPKEQPNWSLPEKLTAEQSYTDSYRTTARFFQWLDEKHPGVLDQLHRKMQREEFKVEDFTELTGKSVDDLWKECVAELNAK
- a CDS encoding amino acid transporter, translating into MNSDSSSVPGAASAETGTESAPLPATHDGHASSGGAPSTAPHETHQHHQTFWLWVMCLTGVDYFSTLGYQPSIAFEAAGILAPLATIVLVLVTLFGALPVYSHVAKCSPHGQGSIAMLERLVRGWTGKVMVLVLLGFAATDFVITKTLSAADAAEHLLKNPMWHQLPEWVHAYSEDHQRVFITMGLLVFLGASFMRGFREVIGMAVVIVVIYLTLNVIVITSGLYQLATHPDLLSNWSNDIADGRWHIEDPILAPGGYWILIASALLYFPKLALGLSGFETGVAVMPLVQGEPGDTHAAPTGRIRNTRKLLVSAAVIMSVALIGSSWIVATLIEPAELLPAPGGVGEGGEAANRALAYLAHGGGKAGIGPINPLFGEGFGTLYDVMTVVILWFAGASAMAGLLNLVPQYLPRYGMAPEWARAVRPLVFLFTAINLFVTWVFDADVIAQGGAYATGVLVLMSSAGVASVIDRYRHSERQGWARRVPWGFLVITIIFLYTTAANMLERPDGIKIASCFIGAIVVSSFVSRVSRSTELRFRGFEYKDAETKFLWDSLKHLEFPVLVPHRPGRRELDNKEESIRERHRLPPEVPIVFIEAEVGDTSEFLQVPLMEIRQEEGRFVIGITRCASIAHVIAAIALELSKVGTPPEIHFGWSDESPLAASASFFLFGAGNVPWMVRELLCQEQPDGNRRPRVIVG
- a CDS encoding non-heme iron oxygenase ferredoxin subunit → MPSFVRVATAASVPDPGRELVEVDEQLIVLLHVGGEFFALDDVCTHDGGPLSEGAIDDHTIACPRHGAKFDIRTGAALTMPATHPTRSHEVKVDNGEVFVRINDL
- the sufB gene encoding Fe-S cluster assembly protein SufB — protein: MATDLKTEAFDVGAVEINKYDFRNEENYVFKSRKGLDAEIVRQISDMKNEPDWMRDFRLKSLEIYNSKPTPKWGGKIDLDFQDIFYYIKPSDRQGRTWDDVPEDIKKTFDRLGIPEAEKKFLAGVKAQYESEVVYGSLREDLAKQGVLFTDTDSAIREHPELVREYFASIIPPADNKLAALNSAVWSGGSFIYVPKGVHIDFPLQAYFRINAENMGQFERTLIIVDEGAQIHYVEGCTAPMYSSESLHSAVVEIVVKKHARCRYTTIQNWANNIYNLVTKRAMAYEAATMEWIDGNLGSKLTMKYPSVYMMEPGARGEILSIAFASNGQHQDAGAKVVHCAPHTSSQIISKSISKNGGRSSYRGLVKVEKGAKKVKSNVVCDALILDPQSRSDTYPYIEVEEQDVSIGHEASVSRIGEEQLFYLTSRGLSEAEASTMIVAGFIEPLVKELPMEYAVEMNRLIELQMEGSVG
- a CDS encoding metal-sulfur cluster assembly factor; this translates as MPISEESVRESLKQVVDPELFVNVVDLGLVYVVTLNEADEKTNVEIEMTLTSPACPAGPQIIQNSKDVLGRMEGVGEVAVKLVMLPPWTPDRMTEDARDQLGIF
- the sufD gene encoding Fe-S cluster assembly protein SufD; amino-acid sequence: MTTAVAEKKGFTEQAFDAFLAARQEPDWLTDLRRAAWKTFQQLPMPERRQEEWLRTDIRLLRLDNFGFPTDVAGPSTHPALLAEGVELGGRTASLDGQLVHTSLADALAKRGVLFGSLSELAASHESLVRPLLTQRAIPSQTDKLAALQAAAWSAGTLLYVPRGVAIEQPLHIHSAMTAGGVDLGYTLVVLEDGAEATLLSETAGDEGSALHCGAIELYVGAGANLRYVNLQNWGRGTWHFAHQRGQVGRDATLQWTIGALGSRLAQVSQHVELVGAGANVQVNGVMFTEGKQHLTYNTLQHHQAPSCRSDLLYKGGLQDASRLVWRGMIKVDKAAQKTDAYQRDDNLMLSDAARADSIPGLEIEADDVRCTHGATAGRVDDEQLFYAQARGLSRKEAARLIVSGFFQQVFDRITIDSVREALATAIDRRVREIG